A portion of the Streptomyces sp. YPW6 genome contains these proteins:
- a CDS encoding AI-2E family transporter, with protein sequence MPGWLPRAMLLALALYACFQLGSWAFYQLIGLLTNVLIAFFLALAIEPAVGRMAARGIRRGLATFLVFLGLTIFGLGFVVLLGSMLAGQIVDMVDEFPKYIDSVINWVNQTFRTELSRVEVQDSLLHSDWLQKYVQNSATGVLDISTTVLGGLFRLLTVFLFSFYFAADGPRLRRALCSVLPPARQTEVLRAWEIAVDKTGGYIYSRGLMALISGVAHYILLVILDVPYAPALAVWVGLVSQFIPTIGTYLAGALPMLIAFTVDPWYALWVLGFVVIYQQFENYVLQPKLTAKTVDIHPAVAFGSVIAGTALLGAVGALVAIPAVATLQAFLGAYVKRYDVMDDPRVHGGSSRVPRSPLPSRMRRLLRGLRAGGRGGAEETSGGPRQR encoded by the coding sequence ATGCCTGGCTGGCTGCCGCGTGCGATGCTGCTGGCCCTGGCGCTCTACGCGTGCTTCCAGCTCGGAAGTTGGGCGTTCTACCAGCTCATCGGGTTGCTGACGAACGTTCTGATCGCGTTCTTCCTCGCGCTCGCCATCGAGCCCGCGGTTGGCCGCATGGCGGCTCGCGGCATCCGCCGCGGCCTTGCCACGTTCCTCGTCTTCCTCGGCCTGACGATCTTCGGCCTCGGTTTCGTGGTGCTGCTCGGGTCGATGCTCGCGGGCCAGATCGTCGACATGGTCGACGAGTTCCCCAAGTACATCGACTCGGTGATCAACTGGGTCAACCAGACCTTCCGCACCGAGCTCTCGCGGGTCGAGGTCCAGGACAGCCTCCTGCACTCCGACTGGCTGCAGAAGTACGTCCAGAACAGCGCCACCGGAGTGCTCGACATCTCCACCACGGTGCTGGGCGGCCTGTTCCGGCTGCTGACCGTCTTCCTGTTCTCGTTCTACTTCGCGGCCGACGGCCCCCGGCTCCGCCGCGCCCTGTGCTCCGTCCTGCCGCCGGCCCGGCAGACCGAGGTGCTGCGCGCCTGGGAGATCGCGGTCGACAAGACCGGCGGCTACATCTACTCACGCGGCCTGATGGCGCTGATCTCCGGCGTCGCGCACTACATCCTGCTGGTCATCCTCGACGTGCCCTACGCCCCGGCGCTCGCCGTCTGGGTCGGACTCGTCTCGCAGTTCATCCCCACCATCGGCACGTATCTCGCGGGCGCCCTGCCCATGCTGATCGCCTTCACGGTCGACCCCTGGTACGCACTGTGGGTGCTTGGCTTCGTGGTGATCTACCAGCAGTTCGAGAACTACGTGCTCCAGCCCAAGCTGACCGCGAAGACCGTCGACATCCATCCCGCGGTCGCCTTCGGGTCGGTCATCGCCGGTACGGCCCTGCTCGGCGCGGTCGGGGCGCTGGTCGCCATCCCCGCGGTCGCCACGCTCCAGGCGTTCCTGGGCGCCTATGTGAAGCGCTACGACGTCATGGACGACCCGCGCGTGCACGGGGGA
- a CDS encoding AzlD domain-containing protein, translated as MNVWIAVGLTVAGCYLAKLLGLLVPAGVLERPLVQRMAALLPVALLAALTAQQTFGDGHQIVLDARAAGLGAAALALVLRAPFLVVVAGGVLVTAGARALA; from the coding sequence ATGAACGTCTGGATTGCCGTCGGACTGACCGTGGCGGGCTGCTACCTCGCCAAACTCCTGGGCCTGCTCGTGCCCGCGGGCGTACTGGAGCGGCCGCTCGTCCAGCGCATGGCCGCCCTGCTGCCCGTGGCGCTGCTGGCGGCACTCACCGCGCAGCAGACCTTCGGCGACGGCCATCAGATCGTCCTCGACGCGCGTGCCGCCGGTCTCGGCGCGGCGGCACTCGCCCTGGTTCTCCGTGCCCCCTTTCTGGTCGTCGTCGCCGGGGGCGTCCTGGTCACGGCGGGAGCACGGGCGCTGGCCTGA
- a CDS encoding AraC family transcriptional regulator — MAGADDVAEWARHWQYAELPDLDLLRARYVRHTFPRHSHEGYVLGAVTGGVEDVGLPDGTVHAVPGTVVMINPEVPHTARSGTPEGWVYSTLYPSARVVSDIAAEMTSLRGTVGFAETRVTDPHASRLITEVHRAAEEGNALAADSLLRILVTRLLRRHGSPLPGLTAHAGGARNAVRARAVLEERMAAPPTLEALAVELGTGPFALLRAFKRQYGMPPHTWLTDARVRRARRMLDIGIAPAEAATAVGFTDQPHLNRHFTRIVGVPPGAYQRERGVLRPGR, encoded by the coding sequence ATGGCGGGAGCGGACGACGTCGCGGAGTGGGCACGGCACTGGCAGTACGCCGAGCTGCCCGACCTCGATCTGCTGCGCGCCCGGTACGTCCGGCACACCTTCCCCCGGCACAGCCACGAGGGCTATGTCCTCGGAGCGGTCACCGGCGGGGTGGAGGACGTGGGGCTGCCGGACGGCACGGTCCACGCGGTCCCCGGAACCGTCGTCATGATCAACCCGGAGGTGCCGCACACCGCGCGGTCCGGGACCCCCGAGGGCTGGGTCTACTCCACGCTCTATCCGTCGGCCCGGGTCGTCAGCGACATCGCGGCCGAAATGACGTCCCTGCGCGGCACGGTCGGCTTCGCCGAGACCCGGGTGACCGACCCCCACGCCTCCCGGCTGATCACCGAGGTGCACCGGGCGGCGGAGGAAGGCAACGCGCTGGCGGCCGACAGCCTGCTGCGGATCCTGGTCACCCGGCTTCTCCGCCGTCACGGCAGTCCGTTGCCCGGCCTGACCGCGCACGCCGGGGGCGCGCGGAACGCCGTTCGCGCCCGTGCCGTGCTGGAGGAGCGCATGGCCGCCCCGCCCACGTTGGAGGCGCTCGCCGTCGAGCTGGGCACCGGCCCGTTCGCGCTGCTGAGAGCCTTCAAGAGGCAGTACGGGATGCCACCCCACACCTGGCTCACCGACGCCCGGGTGCGCCGGGCCCGGCGCATGCTCGACATCGGGATCGCACCCGCCGAGGCCGCGACCGCCGTCGGTTTCACGGATCAGCCGCACCTCAACCGGCACTTCACCCGGATCGTGGGTGTGCCGCCGGGCGCGTACCAGCGCGAGCGCGGAGTGCTGCGCCCCGGTCGATGA
- a CDS encoding AzlC family ABC transporter permease, with translation MAEQTALPESTGTPGAISAGPPGPAAEDRPDKPDAAVVRDALGVGIAVGLSGFAFGVTSAGSGLSLLQTCVLSLLVFTGASQFALVGALAAGGNPYTAAAGAFFLGVRNAFYGLRLSQLLALPRGVRPFAAHWVIDETTAVTLPQPTRRAARIGFTVTGLTLYVLWNLTTLAGALGAEALGDTDAWGLDAASPAVFLALLAPMLRSTTERVTAGLAVVLALTLLPVVPAGVPVLLSALAAPVVLFLMGRTKRRPGDGNGPNGTPAQGEQAVARGEKRERCS, from the coding sequence GTGGCAGAACAGACAGCACTCCCAGAGAGCACCGGTACGCCCGGCGCCATATCCGCCGGTCCGCCCGGCCCGGCGGCCGAGGACCGGCCGGACAAGCCCGACGCGGCCGTCGTCCGCGACGCGCTCGGCGTCGGCATCGCCGTGGGCCTCTCCGGTTTCGCCTTCGGTGTCACCTCCGCCGGCTCCGGCCTCAGTCTGCTCCAGACCTGCGTCCTGAGCCTCCTCGTCTTCACCGGTGCCTCGCAGTTCGCCCTGGTCGGGGCGCTGGCCGCGGGCGGCAACCCGTACACCGCGGCGGCCGGCGCGTTCTTCCTGGGCGTCCGGAACGCGTTCTACGGCCTGCGGCTCTCCCAACTGCTCGCGCTTCCCCGTGGGGTACGGCCGTTCGCCGCCCACTGGGTCATCGACGAGACGACCGCGGTCACCCTGCCCCAGCCCACCCGGCGGGCCGCGCGCATCGGCTTCACGGTCACCGGACTCACCCTCTACGTGCTGTGGAACCTCACCACCCTGGCGGGAGCTCTGGGCGCCGAGGCGCTGGGCGACACCGACGCCTGGGGCCTCGACGCGGCGAGCCCCGCGGTGTTCCTCGCGCTGCTCGCGCCGATGCTCAGGAGCACCACCGAACGCGTCACGGCGGGACTGGCCGTCGTCCTGGCCCTGACCCTGCTGCCCGTGGTGCCGGCGGGTGTGCCCGTCCTGCTGTCGGCGCTCGCCGCGCCCGTCGTCCTCTTCCTCATGGGACGGACGAAACGGAGGCCGGGCGACGGGAACGGGCCGAACGGCACCCCGGCGCAGGGGGAGCAGGCCGTGGCACGGGGAGAGAAGCGGGAGCGGTGTTCATGA
- a CDS encoding DUF3046 domain-containing protein, with translation MRLTIFWERMAEHFGAAYADSFARDHVMAELGGRTVHQALDAGWDAKDVWRGVCAAMDVPADKR, from the coding sequence ATGCGGTTGACGATTTTCTGGGAGCGGATGGCCGAGCACTTCGGTGCGGCGTACGCGGACTCCTTCGCCCGTGACCACGTGATGGCCGAACTCGGAGGTCGCACGGTGCACCAGGCCCTGGACGCGGGCTGGGACGCCAAGGACGTCTGGCGCGGGGTCTGCGCGGCCATGGACGTCCCGGCGGACAAGCGCTGA